From the genome of Ananas comosus cultivar F153 linkage group 16, ASM154086v1, whole genome shotgun sequence, one region includes:
- the LOC109722601 gene encoding uncharacterized protein LOC109722601, with translation METLFEDIYTLEQDKVTLAAHCFDKRARVWWRRVKQDRSPNLLPIDWAEFRGLMFIEYFPDSDKRKLKQGNCTVREYKREFTHILNCVPDVARTEQDRAEYFVRGLRPDVFRLVHAFKFHTFTEVLDRALWVEHGNVCIREEHEEFEREKGKKRTGGGSGGRSSSKKPPRYPQERSEGREAQRCIFCGGDHLVMQCEHRRGRRYECSQAGHMARDCPRKALVAPSVAFAPAIPGHYEGAPLIVASIGRALAPRQPEATRSAPSGRVYAARVEEPTVADDVVAGMV, from the coding sequence ATGGAAACCTTGTTtgaggatatctataccctcgagCAAGATAAGGTAACTTTGGCCGCTCATTGTTTCGATAAGAGGGCTAGAGTGTGGTGGCGGAGGGTAAAGCAAGATAGATCTCCGAATTTACTCCCAATTGATTGGGCAGAGTTTCGGGGACTGATGTTCATagagtacttccccgacagtgacaAGAGAAAGCTAAAGCAGGGTAACTGCACGGTACGCGAGTATAAGCGGGAATTCACGCATATCCTGAACTGCGTACCGGATGTGGCTAGGACCGAACAGGACCGGGCGGAGTATTTTGTGCGGGGACTCCGGCCCGATGTTTTTCGattggtgcatgccttcaagtttcaTACGTTCACAGAGGTGTTGGACCGTGCTCTGTGGGTTGAGCACGGCAATGTGTGTATTCGCGAGGAGCACGAAGAGTTCGAGAGGGAAAAGGGGAAGAAGCGGACCGGCGGTGGTTCGGGAGGACGGTCGAGTTCTAAGAAGCCCCCGAGGTACCCGCAAGAGCGGTCTGAGGGCCGTGAAGCGCAACGGTGCATCTTCTGCGGTGGAGACCATCTAGTGATGCAATGTGAGCATCGCCGTGGGAGACGTTATGAATGCAGCCAGGCGGGGCACATGGCCCGTGATTGCCCGAGAAAGGCTTTGGTTGCCCCGTCTGTCGCATTTGCTCCGGCAATTCCAGGCCATTATGAAGGAGCTCCACTGATTGTTGCTTCAATCGGACGTGCTTTGGCGCCACGTCAGCCTGAGGCGACCCGATCTGCTCCAAGTGGTCGGGTGTACGCCGCTCGGGTCGAGGAACCTACAGTTGCGgatgatgtcgtggcaggtatggtttag